From a single Xiphophorus maculatus strain JP 163 A chromosome 5, X_maculatus-5.0-male, whole genome shotgun sequence genomic region:
- the LOC102234970 gene encoding importin subunit alpha-5-like, giving the protein MSTESVVNKRVSKFKNMGKDLAKLREKRVSECVELRKAQKNESILKRRNIILSSLPDEEAVSPEHNDTLSFRIEDIIRDVNSEDREAQTRGCQAARKLLSKGCDPPFKEIVDAGLLSRFVSFLSMDDEPTLQFESAWALTNIASGNSWHTQQVVQQGAVPAFINLLASPMLHISEQAVWALGNIAGDGPAYRDILIGCNVIPALLARISPDTPVGYLRNLTWTLSNLCRNKKPCPPSFAVQQMLPPLVRLLHLSDKNILSDACWAISYLTDGSNDRIDLVVKTGIVPRLVELMNNKELFIVTPALRSIGNIVSGSDLHTQMAIDAGVLNVLPKLLRLPKPTVQKEAAWALSNIAAGPCQQIQQLITCGLLLPLVEVLRNGDFKTQKEAVWAVTNFTNGGTVEQVVSLVQSGALEAIINLLQVKDAKFILIILEAVNNMFIAAEKLGETEKLSLLIEELGGLEQIEMLQNHENEMVYQTAHDLIEKYFNDGDIEEVQVDTTQTEFEFKPPDVQKTFEF; this is encoded by the exons ATGTCCACCGAGAGCGTCGTGAACAAGCGAGTCTCCAAGTTTAAAAACATGGGGAAAGATCTGGCA AAACTCCGAGAGAAACGGGTGTCTGAGTGCGTGGAGCTGCGCAAAGCTCAGAAGAACGAGAGTATCCTCAAGAGGAGGAACATTATACTGTCTTCTCTCCCCGACGAGGAGGCCGTCTCACCTGAACACAATGACACG CTGAGCTTCAGAATCGAGGATATAATCAGAGACGTCAACAGCGAGGATCGGGAGGCCCAGACCAGAGGATGTCAGGCAGCCAG GAAGCTGCTCTCTAAGGGCTGTGATCCTCCGTTCAAGGAGATCGTTGACGCTGGTTTGCTGTCACGGTTTGTGTCCTTCTTGTCTATGGATGACGAGCCGACTCTGCAATTCGAATCAGCGTGGGCTCTCACCAACATCGCCTCTGGAAATTCTTGGCATACCCAGCAG GTGGTGCAACAAGGTGCTGTACCAGCTTTCATCAACTTGCTGGCCTCACCAATGTTGCACATCAGCGAGCAGGCTGTGTGGGCTTTAGGAAACATTGCAG GTGATGGTCCAGCTTATCGTGACATCCTCATTGGGTGCAATGTCATCCCTGCCTTGCTGGCTCGCATTTCCCCAGACACACCA GTTGGCTACTTGCGGAACCTAACTTGGACCTTGTCCAACTTGTGCCGAAACAAGAAGCCATGTCCCCCTTCGTTTGCAGTTCAGCAG ATGCTTCCTCCTCTGGTCCGGTTGCTTCATCTCAGTGACAAGAACATCTTGTCTGATGCATGCTGGGCAATCTCTTACCTCACAGATGGCAGTAATGATCGCATTGATCTAGTTGTGAAGACTGGCATTGTCCCACGGTTGGTGGAGCTCATGAACAACAAGGAGCTCTTTATTGTG ACTCCAGCTCTGCGCTCCATCGGGAACATAGTGAGTGGCTCTGACCTGCATACCCAGATGGCAATTGATGCTGGCGTTCTCAATGTTCTACCAAAGTTGTTGAGGCTCCCAAAACCTACAGTGCAGAAAGAGGCAGCGTGGGCTCTGTCAAACATCGCTGCAGGACCTTGCCAGCAAATCCAGCAGCTCATCACGTGCGGATTGCTTCTGCCTCTCGTAGAAGTGCTCAGAAAT GGAGACTTCAAGACTCAGAAGGAAGCAGTTTGGGCAGTGACAAACTTCACCAATGGGGGCACTGTAGAGCAGGTGGTGAGTCTGGTGCAAAGTGGAGCTCTGGAAGCAATAATCAACCTGCTGCAGGTCAAGGATGCCAAATTCATCCTGATTATACTGGAAGCAGTCAACAACATGTTCATC gctgcagagaaacttggaGAAACCGAAAAGCTTAGTCTGTTAATTGAAGAGCTGGGAGGACTGGAACAGATCGAGATGCTGCAGAACCATGAAAATGAGATGGTGTACCAAACTGCACATGACCTCATTGAGAAGTACTTCAATGAT ggCGACATTGAGGAAGTCCAGGTTGATACAACCCAGACTGAATTTGAGTTTAAGCCTCCTGATGTCCAGAAAACCTTTgaattttaa
- the xpa gene encoding DNA repair protein complementing XP-A cells, whose amino-acid sequence MMDRSESEGADAAAPPPDQSPKPELSAAMRAKIERNRQRALMLRQARLASRPLSAVEGATSAKVSKTIDSGAGFFIEEEEGGEEERKAKKVVHQPAPVIEPDYLLCDDCQKPFMDSFLSNSFDLSVCDKCRDNEEKHKLISRTEAKQRYLLKDVDLDKREPPLRFILKKNPHNPHWGDMKLYLLLQVEKRCMEVWGSEEALEEARETREENKEVQKQKRFNKKVRELRRAVRSSTWTKNTSAHQHEYGPEEVVDPEEDLYKKTCTTCGHELTYEKM is encoded by the exons ATGATGGACCGGTCCGAGTCAGAGGGAGCTGATGCTGCCGCTCCCCCGCCAGACCAGAGCCCCAAACCGGAGCTTTCTGCCGCCATGCGGGCTAAGATAGAGAGAAACCGTCAGCGGGCGTTGATGCTCCGCCAAGCGCGGCTTGCGAGCCGCCCGCTGTCCGCCGTGGAGGGGGCGACCTCGGCCAAAGTGTCCAAGACGATCGACTCTGGTGCAGGTTTCTTTatcgaggaggaggagggcggcGAGGAAGAGCGGAAAGCTAAGAAGGTGGTGCATCAGCCAG CTCCGGTGATTGAACCAGACTATCTGCTGTGTGATGACTGTCAGAAACCCTTCATGGACTCTTTCCTCAGCAACAGCTTCGACTTGTCTGTGTGCGACAAATGCAG AGACAACGAGGAGAAGCACAAGCTGATCTCCAGAACTGAGGCCAAGCAGCGCTACCTGCTGAAGGACGTCGACCTCGACAAGAGAGAGCCCCCTCTTCGGTTCATACTGAAGAAAAACCCTCATAACCCACACTGGGGAGACATGAAGCTTTACCTTCTGCTGCAG GTAGAAAAAAGATGTATGGAGGTTTGGGGCTCAGAGGAGGCGCTGGAAGAGGCCCGAGAAACGAGGGAGGAGAACAAAGAGGTCCAAAAACAAAAGCGCTTTAACAAGAAAGTCAGAG agCTGCGCAGGGCAGTGAGGAGCAGCACGTGGACCAAAAACACCAGCGCCCACCAGCACGAGTACGGACCAGAGGAGGTGGTGGACCCAGAGGAGGACCTCTACAAGAAAACCTGCACCACCTGCGGACATGAACTCACCTATGAGAAGATGTAA
- the LOC102235235 gene encoding sodium/potassium/calcium exchanger 2-like yields the protein MDFMLPIRSQEMIAFSCSDPFLDPHGVNTRFPHQAVKRKLRPGRILGFVISLVAVCTVCSLSALSLATAVATEQRESLAESPADATVPQRTLLQRQNVSGAPEDTPVAMKSSHLDMNQGDYPTDYFSVEDRRQGYVVLHMFGMLYMFIALAIVCDEFFVPALTVITEKLEISDDVAGATFMAAGGSAPELFTSVIGVFVSHSNVGIGTIVGSAVFNILFVIGMCALFSKEVLNLTWWPLFRDVSFYIIGLLLLIYFFLDNQITVSESISLLMCYTCYVTFMKFNSQIENLIKTRLGSNQVVELEAAPKANSSGDDENKLTAKPRLQREGSCASLHNSLMRNSIFQLMIHTLDPLSNEGRFKEKASILHKMAKQKCKEEAATANGVVDKKLTNSSKVAVEVTPPMNGVAGGDQEGEEEEDEDQPLSLAWPDTPRKQITYLLILPIVFPLWLTLPDVRRETSERFFPVTFIGSICWIAFFSYLMVWWAHQVGETFWITEEIMGLTILAAGTSIPDLITSVIVARKGLGDMAVSSSVGSNIFDITVGLPFPWLLYNIINDFKPVEVSSNGLFCAIVLLFLMLLFVIISIAACKWKMSKFLGFLMFLLYFVFLVVSVMLEDKVIMCPVTI from the exons ATGGATTTCATGCTACCCATAAGAAGTCAAGAGATGATAGCTTTCTCCTGCTCCGATCCTTTCCTGGATCCCCACGGTGTCAACACCCGGTTCCCCCACCAGGCCGTCAAGAGAAAGCTGCGGCCTGGACGGATTCTCGGCTTCGTCATCAGCCTGGTGGCAGTCTGCACAGTTTGTTCACTGAGTGCCTTGTCGTTGGCCACAGCCGTGGCCACTGAACAGAGAGAATCACTTGCCGAGTCCCCAGCCGACGCAACAGTGCCCCAAAGAACTCTTCTGCAGCGCCAGAATGTGTCGGGCGCCCCAGAGGACACGCCGGTGGCCATGAAGTCTTCCCACCTGGACATGAACCAAGGAGACTACCCAACAGACTACTTCAGCGTGGAGGACAGGCGCCAGGGCTACGTGGTTCTTCACATGTTTGGAATGTTGTACATGTTCATAGCCTTAGCCATTGTTTGCGATGAGTTCTTCGTCCCCGCACTCACCGTCATAACAGAGAAGCTGGAGATCTCGGACGACGTGGCCGGGGCCACCTTCATGGCGGCGGGCGGCTCGGCCCCAGAGCTCTTCACCTCCGTCATAGGAGTCTTCGTCTCCCACAGCAACGTGGGCATCGGCACCATCGTGGGCTCGGCCGTGTTCAACATCCTGTTTGTGATCGGAATGTGCGCCCTTTTCTCCAAGGAGGTGCTCAACCTCACCTGGTGGCCTCTGTTCAGAGACGTCTCGTTTTACATCATCGGGCTGCTCCTGCTCATCTACTTTTTCCTGGATAACCAAATCACGGTGTCGGAGAGTATCAGTCTGTTGATGTGCTACACCTGCTACGTGACATTCATGAAGTTCAATTCTCAGATAGAGAACCTCATCAAAACGAGGCTGGGGAGCAACCAGGTGGTCGAGCTGGAAGCCGCTCCAAAG GCAAATTCATCAGGAGACGATGAGAACAAGTTGACG GCCAAACCCCGGCTGCAGAGGGAAGGCAGCTGTGCATCTCTGCACAACTCCCTGATGAGGAACAGCATCTTCCAGCTCATGATACACACACTCGACCCCCTCAGTAATGAAG GACGGTTTAAAGAGAAGGCTTCCATCCTCCACAAAATGGCCAAACAGAAGTGTAAAGAAGAAGCAGCCACGGCCAACGGTGTTG TTGACAAAAAGCTCACAAACAGCTCAAAGGTCGCCGTTGAGGTCACGCCGCCCATGAACGGAGTCGCAGGAGGAGATCAG gagggtgaggaagaggaagatgaggacCAGCCTCTGAGCCTGGCCTGGCCTGACACCCCGAGGAAACAGATCACCTACCTGCTCATCCTGCCCATCGTCTTCCCCCTTTGGCTCACACTGCCCGATGTCAGGAGAGAG acgtCTGAAAGGTTCTTTCCAGTCACGTTCATCGGCTCCATCTGTTGGATCGCGTTCTTCTCCTACCTGATGGTGTGGTGGGCTCACCAG GTTGGAGAGACTTTCTGGATCACAGAGGAAATCATGGGTTTGACCATTCTAGCAGCGGGAACATCCATCCCCGACCTGATCACCAGTGTGATTGTGGCGCGAAAAGGCCTGGGCGACATGGCCGTGTCCAGCTCTGTGGGCTCCAACATCTTCGACATCACCGTCGG CCTGCCGTTCCCGTGGCTCCTCTACAACATCATCAACGACTTCAAGCCCGTGGAGGTGAGCAGCAACGGCCTGTTCTGTGCCatcgtcctcctcttcctcatgcTCCTCTTCGTCATCATTTCCATCGCGGCTTGCAAGTGGAAAATGAGCAAGTTTCTGGGCTTCCTCATGTTCCTGCTCTACTTTGTCTTCCTGGTCGTCAGCGTCATGTTGGAGGACAAAGTCATCATGTGCCCAGTCACCATCTAA